Proteins from one Malania oleifera isolate guangnan ecotype guangnan chromosome 4, ASM2987363v1, whole genome shotgun sequence genomic window:
- the LOC131152601 gene encoding UPF0664 stress-induced protein C29B12.11c, whose amino-acid sequence MALNPQLFPNGMPVPFDNEMFVLCREGVEFEVDKIPAYGHIKAKGTIYLSNIRMVFVANKPMGSFFAFDMPLLYVREEKFNQPIFFCNNISGKVEPVVPETEHRALYAAYPIKISFKEGGCGTFIPLFFNLISSVRQYNQQFSMGPGPRLDPLQAAQTPVDEMMRHAYVDPNDPTRIYLQQPNSESQLRRRAYQSQPGERAM is encoded by the exons ATGGCTCTGAACCCTCAATTGTTTCCAAACGGGATGCCGGTCCCTTTCGATAACGAGATGTTTGTGTTGTGCAGAGAAGGCGTGGAATTCGAAGTCGATAAGATTCCTGC ATATGGTCATATTAAAGCGAAGGGAACAATATACCTGTCAAATATACGAATGGTCTTCGTTGCAAATAAACCAATGGGCAGTTTTTTTGCTTTTGATATGCCTCTG CTCTATGTACGTGAAGAAAAATTCAACCAGCCTATATTTTTCTGCAACAATATTTCTGGAAAAGTTGAGCCT GTAGTTCCAGAAACTGAGCACAGAGCTCTTTATGCTGCTTATCCAATTAAGATTTCGTTCAAGGAAGGGGGTTGTGGGACTTTCATACCCCTCTTTTTCAACTTGATATCCTCAGTTAGACAGTACAATCAACAATTCAGTATGGGGCCAGGGCCTCGTTTGGATCCTTTGCAGGCTGCACAGACTCCTGTTGATGAAATGATGAGACACGC ATACGTTGATCCGAACGACCCAACGAGGATCTACTTGCAGCAGCCCAATTCAGAGTCTCAGCTGAGGCGACGTGCATACCAATCCCAGCCGGGTGAACGCGCCATGTGA